A portion of the Sabethes cyaneus chromosome 3, idSabCyanKW18_F2, whole genome shotgun sequence genome contains these proteins:
- the LOC128743489 gene encoding eukaryotic initiation factor 4A, with translation MGDNRQEQTYDGPAGMQPDGVIESNWNDNVDNFDDMGLKEQLLRGIYAYGFEKPSAIQQRAIMPCIKGHDVIAQAQSGTGKTATFSIAILQKIDTSISECQALILAPTRELATQIQKVVIALGDYLNAQCHACIGGTNVRDDMRKLELGCHIVVGTPGRVHDMISRNFLRTTHIKLFVLDEADEMLSRGFKDQIQDVFLKLPNDVQVILLSATMPAEVLEVSTHFMRDPVKILVKKEELTLEGIKQFYIDVKQEGWKLGTLCDLYDTLSITQAVIFCNTRRKVDQLTADMAAESFTVSSMHGDMEQRDRDLIMKQFRTGSSRVLITTDLLARGIDVQQVSLVINYDLPTLRENYIHRIGRGGRFGRKGVAINFVTEADKRVLTDIEKHYNTTIEEMPANLADML, from the exons ATGGGTGACAACAGACAGGAGCAGACTTACGATGGCCCCGCCGGTATGCAGCCGGATGGAGTGATCGAGTCTAACTGGAACGATAACGTCGATAATTTCGACGATATGGGCCTAAAGGAGCAGCTGCTTCGTGGAATCTACGCCTATGGTTTCGAGAAGCCGTCTGCGATTCAGCAACGTGCTATTATGCCGTGCATCAAGGGCCACGATGTTATCGCACAAGCCCAGTCTG GTACTGGTAAAACGGCTACGTTTTCCATTGCGATCTTGCAAAAGATCGACACGAGCATTTCAGAATGCCAAGCGCTGATTCTGGCTCCGACTCGCGAGCTGGCGACCCAAATTCAAAAGGTCGTAATCGCTTTGGGCGATTACCTGAACGCTCAATGCCACGCATGTATTGGTGGTACCAACGTCCGCGATGATATGCGCAAGTTGGAATTGGGTTGCCACATTGTAGTTGGAACTCCGGGACGTGTGCACGATATGATTAGCCGCAACTTCTTGCGTACCACTCACATCAAGCTGTTCGTTCTGGATGAAGCTGACGAAATGTTGTCGCGTGGTTTCAAGGACCAGATTCAGGATGTTTTCCTAAAGCTGCCGAACGATGTGCAGGTCATTCTGCTGTCAGCTACCATGCCGGCTGAGGTTCTGGAAGTATCCACCCACTTCATGCGCGATCCAGTCAAGATTCTGGTTAAAAAAGAGGAGCTTACGTTGGAAGGTATTAAACAATTCTATATCGATGTGAAGCAGGAAGGTTGGAAACTCGGCACGCTGTGCGATTTGTACGACACGCTTTCCATCACCCAGGCTGTTATATTCTGTAACACCCGTCGTAAGGTCGATCAGCTAACTGCCGATATGGCCGCTGAGAGTTTCACCGTGTCTTCCATGCACGGCGATATGGAACAGCGTGATCGTGATCTGATTATGAAGCAGTTCCGTACTGGTTCGTCGCGTGTTCTGATCACTACCGATCTCCTCGCTCGTGGTATTGATGTGCAGCAGGTTTCTTTAGTTATTAATTATGATCTACCAACGTTACGTGAAAACTACATCCACAG AATTGGTCGTGGTGGCCGTTTCGGTCGTAAGGGAGTTGCTATCAACTTCGTTACTGAAGCTGACAAGAGAGTGCTGACTGACATTGAGAAACACTACAACACAACTATTGAGGAGATGCCAGCCAATCTGGCTGATATGCTGTAA